A window of Methanomicrobiales archaeon contains these coding sequences:
- a CDS encoding TrkA C-terminal domain-containing protein: MIASIALSDRVAVLLDLPDRRKVIGKQVQRHLPASLGEVERRSGAVVLGIEREGEALVRPPSDTRIEAGDTVIVLGRNETLKRFIRMY, from the coding sequence GTGATCGCCAGCATCGCGCTCTCCGATCGGGTCGCCGTGCTCCTCGATCTCCCCGATCGGCGGAAGGTGATAGGAAAACAGGTCCAGCGTCACCTCCCGGCCTCCCTGGGGGAGGTGGAGCGGAGAAGCGGGGCAGTAGTGCTCGGGATCGAGCGGGAGGGGGAAGCCCTGGTCAGGCCGCCCTCCGACACCCGGATCGAGGCGGGGGACACCGTGATTGTACTGGGAAGGAACGAGACCCTGAAAAGATTCATCAGGATGTACTAG
- a CDS encoding NAD+ synthase gives MICDMRCQAERIEQMIRYTLWDSGKRGIVVGLSGGVDSAVAAALSARAIGGENVLGLLMPSAVTAGEDLQDARDLCRQLGIAGKEIPIEPMLQPFRAVPGFSDTPYLAGNLMARIRMALLYYFANREERLVCGTSNRSEYMLGYTTKYGDSAADFQPILHLYKTEVYALAEDLGIPDRIRSKAPSAGLWKGQTDEGELGLSYADIDAALAELERDAWIPRSEVQERVLQLVKKSTHKRLSPPSLQRHP, from the coding sequence ATGATCTGCGATATGCGTTGCCAGGCGGAGAGGATCGAGCAGATGATCCGCTATACCCTCTGGGATAGCGGCAAGAGGGGCATCGTGGTGGGTCTCTCCGGAGGAGTGGACTCCGCCGTGGCGGCGGCGCTCTCCGCCCGCGCCATCGGGGGCGAGAACGTGCTCGGGCTCCTGATGCCGAGCGCGGTGACCGCAGGAGAGGATCTGCAGGACGCCCGCGACCTCTGCCGGCAGCTCGGAATCGCCGGGAAGGAGATCCCGATCGAACCGATGCTGCAGCCGTTCCGGGCGGTCCCGGGCTTCTCGGATACACCCTACCTGGCGGGGAACCTGATGGCGCGGATCCGCATGGCGCTGCTCTACTACTTCGCGAACCGCGAAGAGCGTCTCGTCTGCGGCACGTCCAACAGGAGCGAGTACATGCTGGGCTACACCACCAAGTACGGGGACAGCGCCGCGGACTTCCAGCCCATCCTGCACCTCTACAAGACAGAGGTCTATGCGCTGGCAGAAGATCTCGGGATACCGGACCGCATCCGCTCCAAGGCCCCGTCGGCCGGCCTCTGGAAGGGGCAGACCGACGAGGGGGAACTGGGCCTCTCCTATGCCGACATCGACGCCGCCCTTGCAGAACTGGAGAGGGACGCCTGGATTCCCCGTTCGGAGGTCCAGGAGAGAGTGCTCCAGCTGGTGAAGAAGAGCACGCACAAACGGCTCTCCCCTCCGAGTCTGCAGCGGCATCCGTGA